Proteins encoded within one genomic window of Aurantiacibacter spongiae:
- a CDS encoding asparagine synthase-related protein → MSAISAIFQRDGAPVAKDDVDRMAASLRIHAKRKLENRRLDNFGLTWGQAALFTPHDRFDQQPIMSGNAGFVFSGFLTYRGDLENALGIESQRAKTMSDGALAHRAWNAWGREALPRLEGDWAFIACDAERQTLFAATSPLMAPSLVYHVAPDRFVMASAPKGIFALPDIPREVDEQHVADALTLNLEDAEQTFFKGISLLCAGHWIAVSRSAVEKHRWYEVGAVEPVRFVRDEEYVEAADALTRDAVDTHMRAVRTPACTVSAGLDSSTVAVYALDALHRDVHDLTDPLLGFTHVPGKDWDGRVFGKSRIGDESGPVKALAGMYPDFEVEFVDSEGMALDTELDKVIRLAEMPLPGWNNLHWSVAIRQRVLASGRNVMLGGQSGNRTLSFSNRSIYPQLFREGRWAELHAHLRAMTIGQGMAKRYWRYVFQPQLPPSAVKALARFRGDAMHMGWRGFSAINPDYAAQMQVDERAEAMGRDDSYGTIRSARELRDLMTMNGNRAQNSLMRMALQSAHGLHGRDPLGDRRLTEFCYAIPEEQFMRPGQDRWLIRRMMADRLPREILTAPRGRQAADWHARFTKDIDRYRAEIERAAEDPVMAGRFDIPRLRKLLDTWPDKTPLDASDHPDYVLAMVGIGRMIGMSRFINWVEGKN, encoded by the coding sequence GCAATGCAGGTTTCGTCTTTTCCGGATTCCTGACTTATCGCGGCGATCTGGAAAATGCGCTCGGGATAGAATCTCAGCGCGCGAAGACGATGTCCGACGGCGCTTTGGCACACCGCGCCTGGAACGCCTGGGGGCGCGAAGCCCTGCCCCGGCTGGAGGGCGACTGGGCCTTCATCGCCTGCGACGCCGAACGCCAGACCCTGTTCGCTGCGACCTCGCCATTGATGGCTCCCTCGCTCGTCTATCACGTCGCACCGGACAGGTTCGTCATGGCGTCCGCCCCCAAGGGTATCTTCGCCTTGCCCGACATTCCGCGCGAGGTGGACGAACAACACGTCGCCGATGCCCTGACCCTCAATCTCGAAGACGCCGAGCAGACGTTCTTCAAGGGCATCTCGCTGCTTTGCGCGGGCCACTGGATCGCCGTCTCGCGCAGTGCGGTGGAAAAGCACCGCTGGTACGAGGTCGGCGCCGTCGAACCGGTCCGCTTCGTGCGTGACGAAGAGTACGTCGAAGCCGCCGACGCGCTGACCCGCGATGCGGTAGATACCCACATGCGGGCGGTGCGAACGCCGGCCTGCACGGTCAGCGCAGGTCTCGATTCCTCGACCGTCGCGGTCTACGCGCTCGACGCCCTGCACCGCGACGTTCACGACCTGACGGACCCGCTGCTCGGTTTCACGCACGTTCCCGGCAAGGACTGGGACGGAAGGGTCTTCGGCAAGAGTCGCATCGGCGACGAATCGGGGCCGGTTAAGGCGCTGGCTGGCATGTATCCCGACTTCGAGGTCGAGTTCGTCGACAGCGAGGGTATGGCGCTCGATACCGAACTCGACAAGGTCATACGGCTTGCCGAGATGCCTTTGCCGGGGTGGAACAACCTGCACTGGAGCGTGGCGATCCGGCAGCGCGTGCTGGCTTCCGGCCGCAATGTCATGCTCGGCGGGCAAAGCGGCAACCGGACTCTCTCGTTCAGCAATCGCAGCATCTACCCGCAGCTGTTCCGCGAGGGGCGCTGGGCCGAACTGCATGCGCACCTGCGCGCGATGACCATCGGGCAGGGAATGGCCAAGCGTTACTGGCGTTACGTCTTCCAGCCGCAATTGCCGCCGTCCGCGGTGAAGGCGCTTGCACGGTTTCGCGGCGACGCGATGCACATGGGTTGGCGCGGCTTTTCGGCCATAAATCCGGACTATGCCGCACAGATGCAGGTCGACGAACGGGCCGAGGCGATGGGCCGCGACGACAGTTACGGCACGATCAGAAGCGCGCGCGAACTTCGCGACCTGATGACGATGAATGGCAACCGGGCACAGAATTCGCTCATGCGGATGGCGTTGCAGAGCGCGCACGGCCTGCATGGCCGCGATCCGTTGGGAGACCGGCGGCTGACCGAATTCTGTTATGCGATTCCAGAAGAGCAGTTCATGCGCCCCGGACAGGATCGCTGGCTGATCCGGCGGATGATGGCTGACCGGCTCCCGCGCGAGATTCTGACCGCCCCGCGCGGCCGTCAGGCGGCCGACTGGCACGCACGGTTCACCAAGGATATCGATCGCTACCGCGCGGAAATAGAACGCGCGGCCGAAGACCCCGTCATGGCCGGCCGGTTCGACATCCCCCGACTGCGCAAGCTGCTGGATACGTGGCCCGACAAGACCCCGCTGGATGCTTCGGACCATCCCGACTACGTGCTGGCAATGGTCGGGATCGGGCGGATGATCGGCATGTCGCGCTTCATCAACTGGGTCGAGGGCAAGAACTGA
- a CDS encoding sulfotransferase domain-containing protein → MGVEGDGADNEYRISWLASFPKSGNTWTRILLTNLMATEPLDEETFAALPGSISSNRPGFDALTGLPSSDLTDDEIDLARPGLYRQLAAEADRHLFVKVHDGYHDCGDGRPLFPAEVSKGAVYLVRHPYDVAVSYASHQGHGDFDRAVKQINNPDHIMAGGAKSQLRQRTLGWKGHYRSWTSQHAIPVLVVRYEDMLTDTRKALASIADFLDLEEKNDPQRIAAAVERSSFEILRTREDRVGFSERPEKARRFFRSGRAGDGLAMLSERQRNAIWDVNGDVMEELGYDR, encoded by the coding sequence ATGGGGGTCGAAGGCGACGGAGCGGACAACGAATACCGGATTTCCTGGCTCGCCTCGTTTCCGAAATCGGGAAACACCTGGACCCGCATACTCCTCACGAACCTGATGGCGACCGAACCGTTGGACGAGGAAACCTTTGCCGCCCTGCCGGGATCGATATCGTCGAACCGACCGGGCTTCGATGCCCTGACGGGGCTTCCCTCCTCTGACCTGACCGACGACGAGATCGACCTGGCCCGCCCGGGGCTCTATCGCCAGTTGGCGGCGGAAGCGGACCGGCATCTGTTCGTCAAGGTTCACGACGGCTATCACGATTGCGGCGACGGCCGACCGCTGTTCCCAGCCGAGGTCAGCAAGGGCGCGGTCTATCTCGTCCGCCACCCCTACGACGTGGCGGTTTCCTATGCGAGCCATCAGGGACATGGCGATTTCGACAGGGCAGTGAAGCAGATCAACAACCCCGATCATATCATGGCGGGCGGGGCCAAGTCGCAACTGCGGCAGCGCACGCTGGGGTGGAAAGGCCACTACCGAAGCTGGACGTCGCAGCATGCCATCCCCGTCCTCGTGGTGCGCTACGAGGACATGCTGACAGATACCCGAAAGGCACTCGCGAGCATCGCCGACTTCCTCGACCTGGAAGAGAAGAACGATCCGCAGCGAATTGCCGCCGCCGTGGAGCGCTCATCCTTCGAGATACTGCGCACGCGAGAGGATCGCGTAGGCTTCAGCGAACGTCCCGAGAAGGCCCGACGGTTCTTCAGGAGCGGGCGCGCCGGCGACGGGCTGGCGATGTTGAGTGAACGCCAGCGAAACGCAATCTGGGACGTCAATGGCGACGTCATGGAAGAACTCGGTTACGACCGGTAG
- a CDS encoding PqqD family protein — protein MDLRNDSTIRKTDNFVETVVDDELVLLHIVNGKFYSLKETGRRAWELLDDVDRFDRLVAAMQDEYDVAEATCREQLEHLLGDLHERTLVSVK, from the coding sequence TTGGATTTGCGCAACGACAGCACGATCAGGAAAACCGACAATTTCGTGGAAACCGTCGTCGACGACGAGCTTGTTCTCCTGCACATCGTCAACGGCAAGTTCTACAGCCTGAAGGAAACCGGACGCCGCGCCTGGGAATTGCTGGACGATGTCGACCGGTTCGACCGATTGGTCGCGGCAATGCAGGACGAATACGATGTCGCGGAAGCAACCTGCCGGGAACAGCTCGAACATTTGTTGGGCGACTTGCACGAGCGAACACTCGTAAGCGTGAAATAG
- a CDS encoding glycoside hydrolase family 3 protein, with protein sequence MHTPRASLSAIAAGILATSALAGCATVRDSAQVSSESGAGVAHPEIWPAYDYPVPVNPEHEARIANLLARMTLPEKIGQLVQADLCCVTPEDVRTYNLGSILVGGNSGPYGNDLAPAPEWLRAADEFYASSVDTSDGGVGIPVVWGTDAVHGHSNIIGATLFPHNIGLGAMRDPDLVERIGQVTAAEIRVTGQEWTFAPTVAVPQDYRWGRAYEGYSSNPDLVASYVGAMVRGLQGPPSNDDLLSGPYVIASTKHFLADGGTDNGVDQGNSSISESELRDIHGAPYGPAIAEGVATVMVSFSSWQGRKMTGNRSLVTGVLKDRMDFGGFVVSDWNAHGQVEGCTNESCPQALMAGIDMYMAPDSWRPIYDDLLARAEAGTIPMSRIDEAVARILRVKMRLGLFEAGAPSTRPLSGEFDTLGSPEHRAVAREAVRKSLVLLKNQNVLPLAPGGRLLVAGEGADDLARQSGGWTLSWQGTGIDNSNFPGATSIYAGLRLAVEAGGGSVQLSPDGSFTQRPDAAVVVFGEKPYAEFQGDRETLALDADLTGPYATMARLRAQGIPVVALMITGRPLYVNPALNASDAFVVAWLPGSEGEGIADVLVGDGEGNPRFDFTGKLPADWPRTPDMDDGALFEFGYGLTYGSPAAAWTPLAEVDTAAAADTRTWFAAGRPAASWSLLVEGNEGDAQTRVTTVPAEALSGRVRVSAADFQVQEGARRFTIQDGTASVVLRNFEPVDLDRETNADVLMLVTLNTMDAPDSAMLGAAGETTSGMVSFAMPRTDGFVRYGIPLRCLRSKGADMTDLNQPFVLQTTGTTDFAIGEVRLGTDAEVVLPCD encoded by the coding sequence ATGCACACACCGCGCGCCAGCCTGTCTGCGATTGCCGCCGGTATACTCGCGACTTCAGCTCTCGCAGGGTGCGCGACGGTTCGCGATTCCGCGCAAGTCTCCAGCGAAAGCGGCGCCGGCGTAGCGCATCCGGAAATCTGGCCGGCCTACGATTATCCCGTGCCCGTCAATCCGGAACACGAGGCCCGCATCGCCAACCTGCTGGCACGCATGACGCTGCCCGAGAAAATCGGCCAGCTGGTGCAGGCCGACCTGTGCTGCGTGACGCCGGAGGATGTCAGAACCTACAATCTCGGATCGATCCTGGTGGGTGGCAACAGCGGCCCATATGGCAACGATCTGGCTCCCGCTCCCGAATGGCTGCGCGCTGCAGACGAGTTCTACGCCAGTTCGGTCGACACCAGCGACGGCGGGGTCGGCATCCCGGTAGTGTGGGGAACCGATGCCGTTCACGGCCACTCCAATATCATCGGCGCGACGCTCTTTCCGCATAATATCGGCCTAGGGGCGATGCGCGATCCCGACCTTGTCGAGCGAATCGGGCAGGTAACCGCCGCCGAAATACGCGTCACCGGACAGGAATGGACCTTTGCGCCGACCGTCGCCGTGCCGCAGGATTATCGCTGGGGCCGCGCCTACGAAGGCTATTCGTCCAATCCCGACCTCGTCGCATCCTATGTCGGCGCAATGGTGCGCGGCCTGCAGGGTCCGCCGAGCAACGACGATCTGCTCTCCGGTCCTTACGTCATCGCTTCGACCAAGCATTTTCTAGCCGACGGCGGCACGGACAATGGCGTTGACCAGGGCAACAGTTCCATCAGTGAAAGCGAACTTCGCGACATCCACGGTGCGCCCTACGGTCCGGCGATCGCGGAAGGCGTTGCCACCGTCATGGTCAGCTTTTCGAGCTGGCAGGGCCGCAAGATGACCGGCAATCGCAGCCTCGTCACCGGCGTCCTGAAGGACCGCATGGACTTCGGCGGCTTCGTGGTGTCCGACTGGAACGCGCATGGACAGGTAGAGGGATGCACCAACGAATCCTGTCCTCAGGCGCTGATGGCCGGAATCGACATGTACATGGCGCCTGACAGCTGGCGTCCGATCTACGACGATCTGCTCGCCCGGGCCGAGGCCGGCACCATTCCCATGTCCCGTATAGACGAAGCCGTGGCGCGTATTCTGCGCGTGAAGATGCGTCTCGGCTTGTTCGAGGCGGGCGCTCCGTCGACCCGGCCTCTGTCCGGCGAATTCGACACGCTGGGTTCACCCGAACACCGCGCCGTCGCGCGAGAGGCGGTGCGCAAGTCTCTTGTCCTGCTCAAGAACCAGAATGTCCTCCCGCTCGCGCCCGGTGGCCGGTTGCTGGTCGCGGGAGAGGGCGCGGACGACCTCGCCCGCCAATCCGGCGGCTGGACGCTGTCATGGCAGGGGACAGGTATCGATAATTCGAACTTCCCGGGCGCGACCTCGATCTATGCCGGCCTTCGGCTGGCGGTCGAGGCCGGAGGCGGCAGCGTGCAGCTTTCGCCCGATGGCAGCTTTACCCAGCGCCCCGATGCCGCCGTGGTTGTCTTCGGCGAGAAACCCTATGCCGAGTTCCAGGGCGACCGGGAAACGCTGGCGCTCGATGCCGACCTGACCGGCCCCTACGCCACGATGGCACGCCTCCGGGCGCAGGGCATTCCGGTCGTGGCACTGATGATCACCGGCAGGCCGCTCTACGTGAACCCCGCGCTCAACGCATCCGACGCCTTCGTCGTAGCATGGCTGCCCGGTAGCGAAGGGGAAGGTATTGCCGACGTGCTAGTCGGCGACGGGGAGGGCAATCCCCGTTTCGACTTTACCGGCAAGCTACCGGCAGACTGGCCGCGCACGCCGGACATGGACGACGGAGCGTTGTTCGAATTCGGCTACGGCCTTACCTACGGTTCCCCTGCCGCGGCGTGGACGCCCCTGGCCGAGGTCGATACCGCCGCCGCCGCCGACACGCGGACCTGGTTCGCCGCCGGACGTCCGGCGGCAAGCTGGTCCCTGCTGGTCGAGGGGAACGAGGGCGACGCCCAGACCCGGGTGACCACCGTGCCGGCGGAGGCGCTATCAGGCCGCGTGCGCGTGAGCGCGGCGGATTTCCAGGTGCAGGAAGGCGCGCGGCGCTTCACGATACAGGACGGGACGGCATCGGTCGTCCTGCGCAATTTCGAGCCGGTCGATCTCGACCGCGAAACCAATGCGGACGTACTGATGCTGGTCACGCTCAACACGATGGACGCGCCCGACAGCGCCATGCTGGGCGCGGCGGGCGAGACGACGAGCGGCATGGTCAGCTTCGCGATGCCGCGAACGGACGGTTTCGTGCGGTATGGCATCCCCCTCAGGTGCCTGCGCTCGAAGGGAGCGGACATGACTGATCTCAACCAGCCCTTCGTGCTGCAGACCACGGGCACCACCGACTTCGCCATCGGCGAGGTGCGGCTGGGCACCGATGCGGAAGTGGTGCTTCCCTGCGACTAA
- a CDS encoding cupin-like domain-containing protein, with amino-acid sequence MTPVGEISPPDLATFEAEIRPHYRPVVLRGIAADWPIVQAGRESADAALAYLERLDSGAPTEIMMAPPRERGRFFYAPDMRGFNFQKQHGTLSQLAGHLRQIAAEPEPIAIYAGATEAATHLPGFEAVHPFPLLDRATQPTTRVWLGNATQVATHFDLSDNFAVVALGRRRFTLFPPEQTKNLYVGPLNVTLAGQPVSMVDPLAPDTDRYPRFEEAQASAQFAELEPGDAIYIPTLWWHHVAATDPIGILVNYWHNDAVRGGGFLAMVHAMLTIRDQPAPQREAWRAWFDHMVFGEDAQAAADHLPLPARGVNGPPSPQRDEQIRQFLVQVLSSK; translated from the coding sequence ATGACGCCAGTCGGGGAAATTTCTCCTCCCGACCTCGCGACGTTCGAGGCGGAGATCCGGCCGCACTACCGCCCTGTCGTGTTGCGGGGGATCGCGGCGGACTGGCCGATCGTGCAGGCGGGGCGCGAAAGCGCGGATGCGGCGCTCGCGTATCTCGAACGCCTCGATAGCGGCGCGCCGACCGAGATCATGATGGCCCCGCCGCGCGAACGCGGTCGCTTCTTCTACGCCCCCGACATGCGGGGCTTCAACTTCCAGAAGCAGCACGGAACCTTGTCCCAGCTCGCCGGGCACCTGCGGCAGATAGCCGCGGAACCCGAACCCATCGCGATCTATGCCGGCGCGACGGAAGCAGCAACGCATCTGCCCGGTTTCGAGGCAGTGCATCCCTTTCCCCTGCTCGACCGGGCGACGCAGCCGACCACGCGGGTCTGGCTGGGCAACGCGACCCAGGTGGCGACGCATTTCGATCTGTCGGACAATTTCGCGGTCGTGGCGCTGGGCAGGCGTCGTTTCACGCTTTTCCCTCCGGAGCAGACGAAAAACCTCTATGTCGGGCCGCTCAACGTCACGCTGGCGGGACAACCGGTCAGCATGGTCGATCCGCTCGCCCCCGATACCGACCGTTACCCGCGGTTTGAAGAAGCCCAGGCGAGCGCGCAATTCGCCGAGCTCGAACCAGGTGACGCGATCTACATTCCTACCTTGTGGTGGCATCATGTCGCCGCGACCGATCCGATCGGCATCCTCGTGAATTACTGGCACAACGATGCCGTGCGCGGCGGCGGTTTCCTGGCGATGGTACACGCCATGCTGACGATCCGCGATCAGCCTGCGCCGCAGCGCGAAGCATGGCGCGCATGGTTCGATCATATGGTGTTCGGCGAGGACGCACAGGCTGCCGCCGATCACCTGCCACTGCCCGCGCGTGGTGTGAACGGACCGCCTTCGCCGCAACGAGACGAACAGATCAGGCAGTTCCTGGTGCAGGTTCTGTCGAGCAAATGA
- a CDS encoding glycoside hydrolase family 5 protein has protein sequence MSKFPHLAAFAALILTGCAAQTPPSANSATQVTERSLPVGTCINIGNTLELSADAPPPPAPLSETDFRHIKEAGFTTIRLPVRWDDKSSPTALYTIDAAWMDKVQQAVDWALANDLNVILNSHHFNPIHEDPAGVAPWHGGVWRQIAQRFADYPEDRLWFELENEPHNKFDDSNLLATLAPALAAVRATNPTRPVIIGGEEWSGVDSLATLRLPDDPNVYPTFHYYAPFEFTHQGASWVEPSPPPPGRSFGSAEDMAQLQADVAKVEAYAERTGKLPFMGETGAYDRHIPTAERAAYHRAVREAFEGTGVGICTWAYANTFPFYDREQGEWLPGMLAAMGLPED, from the coding sequence ATGTCGAAATTCCCGCACCTTGCCGCGTTCGCTGCGCTGATACTTACCGGCTGCGCCGCGCAGACGCCGCCCTCCGCGAATTCGGCAACGCAGGTGACGGAGCGGTCCCTGCCGGTTGGCACCTGCATCAATATCGGCAACACGCTGGAGCTTTCCGCCGATGCGCCGCCCCCGCCCGCGCCGCTGTCGGAAACCGACTTCCGGCACATCAAAGAGGCCGGTTTCACGACGATACGCCTGCCGGTTCGCTGGGACGACAAATCATCCCCCACTGCTCTCTACACCATTGACGCCGCCTGGATGGACAAGGTTCAGCAAGCCGTCGACTGGGCGCTCGCAAACGACCTCAACGTCATCCTCAACAGCCACCACTTCAACCCGATCCACGAAGATCCGGCCGGGGTTGCGCCGTGGCATGGCGGGGTCTGGCGACAGATCGCGCAGCGCTTTGCCGACTATCCTGAAGACCGGCTCTGGTTCGAGCTGGAAAACGAGCCGCACAACAAGTTCGACGACAGCAATCTGTTGGCCACGCTGGCGCCGGCGCTGGCGGCGGTGCGCGCTACGAACCCGACCCGGCCGGTTATCATCGGCGGCGAGGAGTGGAGCGGCGTCGATTCGCTCGCCACGCTGCGCCTGCCCGACGACCCCAACGTCTATCCGACGTTCCATTATTACGCCCCGTTCGAATTCACTCATCAGGGCGCAAGCTGGGTCGAGCCGTCGCCACCGCCGCCCGGTCGCAGCTTCGGTAGCGCCGAGGACATGGCTCAGTTGCAGGCGGACGTCGCCAAGGTGGAAGCTTATGCCGAACGGACCGGCAAGCTGCCCTTCATGGGTGAAACCGGCGCCTATGACCGGCACATACCGACCGCCGAACGCGCAGCGTATCACCGCGCGGTGCGCGAGGCCTTCGAGGGAACGGGGGTCGGCATCTGTACCTGGGCCTATGCCAATACCTTCCCCTTCTACGACCGCGAACAGGGTGAGTGGCTACCTGGCATGCTGGCGGCAATGGGCCTGCCCGAAGACTAG
- a CDS encoding glycoside hydrolase family 43 protein has translation MFRNPVLPGFYPDPSIVRVGKDFYLVTSTFGWFPGLPIFHSTDLVNWKLIGHAIDRPGMVDLGHSRLVADGLYAPAIDYRNGLFVIFNTCVRCGGNFFVTARDPAGPWSDPIWVDIGGIDPSLFVDEDGQAWVINNDAPPGDPLYEGHRAIWIQPIDLASGEVTGERTLLVNGGTDLSTQPVWAEGPHIYRMGGWYYLSVAEGGTMDQHSQTIYRSRSVTGPYEPGPVNPTLTQRDLPADRADRVEATGHADMVRLDDGSWWATFLAMRPFTGMSTLLGRESWLLPVEWTDGWPRVLAPGEPVPLISTRPDLPEGAGTDWSRITDDFSNGKLAQDWLEVRNPAPVQWYALDRSANALLLVPGADAASGPGKPHFLGRRMRHPAARWTTRLTFAPSGKGEGAGLLAMANEENFLLAGIEMLDGETQIVVRRHDLASDPEEGVLIASSPFAGGNTPVDLRLTIRDGVADIDWRVGEGGWRTLAHAINIEHMASAHSDLFAGVVAGPYGWGAAD, from the coding sequence ATGTTCCGCAATCCCGTTCTGCCCGGCTTTTATCCTGATCCCTCCATCGTGCGGGTGGGGAAGGACTTCTACCTCGTCACATCGACATTCGGATGGTTTCCCGGCTTGCCAATCTTCCACAGCACCGACCTCGTAAACTGGAAACTGATCGGCCACGCCATCGACCGGCCCGGGATGGTCGATCTCGGGCATAGCAGACTGGTCGCGGACGGCCTCTATGCGCCCGCCATCGATTATCGGAATGGTCTTTTCGTCATCTTCAATACATGCGTTCGGTGCGGCGGAAATTTCTTCGTTACCGCGCGCGATCCGGCTGGACCGTGGTCCGATCCGATATGGGTGGACATCGGGGGTATCGATCCGTCGCTGTTCGTCGACGAGGACGGACAGGCCTGGGTGATTAACAACGATGCCCCTCCCGGCGATCCGCTTTACGAGGGGCATCGCGCCATCTGGATACAGCCGATCGACCTGGCGAGCGGTGAAGTCACCGGCGAGCGTACGCTGCTCGTGAATGGCGGCACCGATCTGTCCACGCAGCCTGTCTGGGCTGAAGGACCACATATCTATCGCATGGGTGGCTGGTATTATCTCAGCGTCGCCGAAGGCGGCACGATGGATCAGCATTCGCAGACGATCTACCGCAGCCGCAGCGTCACCGGACCTTACGAACCCGGGCCGGTCAACCCGACGCTGACACAGCGCGACCTGCCTGCCGACCGGGCCGATCGGGTGGAAGCGACAGGTCATGCCGACATGGTTCGGCTGGACGACGGAAGCTGGTGGGCGACCTTCCTCGCCATGCGGCCGTTCACCGGCATGTCGACCCTTCTTGGCCGCGAAAGCTGGCTCCTCCCGGTCGAATGGACCGATGGCTGGCCCCGCGTCCTCGCTCCAGGAGAGCCGGTCCCACTTATCTCCACAAGACCGGATTTGCCGGAGGGCGCAGGGACGGACTGGTCGCGCATTACGGACGATTTTTCGAACGGCAAACTGGCGCAGGACTGGCTGGAGGTTCGCAATCCCGCCCCCGTGCAGTGGTATGCACTGGACCGCAGTGCGAATGCGCTGTTGCTGGTGCCGGGCGCCGACGCGGCAAGCGGGCCGGGTAAACCGCATTTTCTCGGGCGACGGATGCGCCACCCTGCGGCGAGGTGGACCACGCGCCTGACCTTCGCCCCTTCGGGCAAGGGGGAGGGGGCTGGCCTTCTCGCCATGGCCAACGAAGAGAATTTCCTCCTCGCCGGCATCGAGATGCTCGATGGAGAAACGCAGATCGTCGTGCGGCGGCACGATCTGGCCAGCGATCCAGAAGAGGGCGTCCTGATAGCCTCCTCGCCGTTCGCGGGAGGGAATACGCCGGTTGACCTGCGACTGACCATCCGCGACGGGGTGGCCGACATCGACTGGCGCGTTGGCGAAGGCGGGTGGAGGACACTCGCCCACGCCATCAATATCGAACACATGGCTTCGGCCCATTCGGACCTGTTCGCAGGCGTGGTTGCCGGCCCCTACGGCTGGGGCGCGGCGGACTAG
- a CDS encoding fumarylacetoacetate hydrolase family protein: MSTDLISILPADAGEGTFIGRAQSPDGPCVIALRGGRLFDLTRQVATVSGAIARRQFAGGAEIGALADGLPAGWSLLSPIDLQCIKASGVTFALSAIERVIEERARGDASRAMEIRDELESTVGSGIRSVVPGSDEAMQLKQALIDKGMWSQYLEVAIGPDAEIFSKSPVLSSVGHDAPIGVRSDSSWNNPEPEVVLVCDAKGAILGATLGNDVNLRDFEGRSALLLSKAKDNTASCAIGPFIRLFDDHFTLDDVRGADVELTIEGPEGYRLEGRNEMAQISRDPADLVSQCLSEHHYPDGFVLFCGTLFAPTQDRDEPGAGFTHKMGDSVTIRSERIGTLRNTVTTSRDAPSWTCGIGEFVRNLTQRGLVDRI; this comes from the coding sequence ATGTCAACTGACCTGATTTCCATCCTGCCGGCCGATGCCGGTGAGGGCACATTCATCGGCCGCGCGCAATCGCCCGACGGACCATGCGTCATAGCCCTACGCGGTGGGCGCCTGTTCGATCTGACCCGACAGGTTGCCACGGTGTCGGGCGCCATTGCGCGTCGCCAGTTCGCAGGCGGGGCGGAGATTGGCGCGCTGGCCGACGGTCTGCCCGCCGGATGGTCGCTGCTTTCCCCCATCGATCTGCAATGCATAAAGGCCAGCGGCGTTACCTTCGCCCTGTCCGCGATCGAGCGCGTCATCGAGGAGCGGGCGCGCGGCGATGCGTCCCGGGCTATGGAAATCCGGGACGAACTCGAAAGCACGGTCGGGTCCGGGATCCGTTCGGTCGTGCCCGGTTCGGACGAAGCGATGCAGTTGAAGCAGGCGCTGATCGACAAGGGCATGTGGTCCCAATATCTGGAGGTCGCCATCGGCCCCGATGCGGAAATCTTCTCAAAATCCCCCGTGCTTTCTTCGGTCGGCCACGATGCGCCTATCGGGGTGAGGTCCGACTCCAGCTGGAACAACCCGGAACCCGAAGTCGTGCTCGTATGCGACGCGAAAGGCGCGATACTGGGTGCGACTTTGGGCAACGACGTCAATCTGCGCGATTTCGAAGGACGCTCGGCCCTGCTTTTGTCCAAGGCGAAGGACAATACGGCAAGCTGCGCGATCGGACCGTTCATCCGTCTGTTCGACGACCATTTCACGCTCGACGACGTGCGCGGTGCCGATGTCGAACTGACGATAGAAGGACCGGAAGGCTACCGGCTCGAAGGCCGCAACGAGATGGCGCAGATCAGCCGCGATCCGGCGGATCTGGTAAGCCAGTGCCTGTCCGAACATCATTATCCCGATGGGTTCGTGCTGTTCTGTGGCACGCTGTTCGCTCCGACCCAGGATCGGGACGAGCCGGGCGCCGGCTTCACCCACAAGATGGGCGACAGCGTGACTATCCGTTCCGAACGGATCGGCACCCTTCGCAACACCGTCACGACCTCGCGCGATGCCCCGTCCTGGACGTGCGGCATCGGCGAATTCGTCCGCAACCTCACACAGCGCGGACTGGTGGACAGGATATAA